Proteins co-encoded in one Equus przewalskii isolate Varuska chromosome 27, EquPr2, whole genome shotgun sequence genomic window:
- the OLIG2 gene encoding oligodendrocyte transcription factor 2, with product MDSDASLVSSRPSSPEPDDLFLPARSKGSGGSGFTGGTVSSSTPSDCPPELSAELRGAMGTAGAHPGDKLGGGGFKSSSSSTSSSTSSAAASSTKKDKKQMTEPELQQLRLKINSRERKRMHDLNIAMDGLREVMPYAHGPSVRKLSKIATLLLARNYILMLTNSLEEMKRLVSEIYGGHHAGFHPSACGGLAHSAPLPAATAHPAAAAHAAHHPAVHHPILPPAAAAAAAAAAAAAVSSASLPGSGLSSVGSIRPPHGLLKSPSAAAAAPLGGGGGGSGGSGGFQHWGGMPCPCSMCQVPPPHHHVSAMGTGSLPRLTSDAK from the coding sequence ATGGACTCGGACGCCAGTCTGGTGTCCAGCCGCCCGTCGTCGCCAGAGCCCGATGACCTTTTTCTGCCCGCCCGGAGTAAgggcagcggcggcagcggctTTACGGGAGGCACCGTGTCTTCGTCCACGCCGAGCGACTGCCCGCCAGAGCTGAGCGCCGAGCTGCGTGGCGCCATGGGCACGGCGGGCGCGCACCCCGGGGACAAGCTGGGCGGCGGCGGCTTCAAGTCATCCTCGTCCAGCACCTCATCGTCCACGTCGTCGGCGGCCGCGTCGTCCACCAAGAAGGACAAGAAACAGATGACAGAGCCCGAGCTGCAGCAGCTGCGCCTCAAAATCAACAGCCGCGAGCGCAAGCGTATGCACGACCTCAACATCGCCATGGATGGGCTGCGCGAGGTCATGCCCTACGCGCACGGCCCGTCCGTGCGCAAGCTCTCCAAGATCGCCACGCTGCTGCTGGCGCGCAACTACATCCTCATGCTCACCAACTCGCTGGAGGAGATGAAGCGGCTGGTGAGCGAGATCTACGGCGGCCACCACGCCGGCTTCCACCCGTCGGCCTGCGGCGGCCTGGCGCACTCAGCGCCCCTGCCCGCCGCCACGGCACACCCCGCGGCCGCCGCGCACGCCGCGCACCACCCGGCGGTGCACCATCCCATCCTGCCTccggccgccgccgctgccgccgctgctgccgccgccgccgcggtgTCCAGCGCCTCCCTGCCCGGTTCCGGGTTGTCGTCGGTCGGCTCCATTCGGCCCCCGCACGGCCTGCTCAAGTCTCCTTCGGCAGCGGCGGCGGCCCCGCTGGGGGGCGGAGGCGGCGGCAGCGGGGGCAGCGGCGGCTTCCAGCACTGGGGCGGCATGCCCTGCCCCTGCAGCATGTGTCAGGTCCCACCGCCGCACCACCACGTGTCGGCCATGGGCACCGGCAGCCTGCCGCGCCTCACCTCCGACGCTAAGTGA